Below is a genomic region from Chromatiaceae bacterium.
CTGCGCGATACCCTCGACCGCCGACACGAGTTCCGAGCCCATCACCGCGAATTGATACAGGTGCGCCGCCTCGCAATCGACATTCGCACCCAGATCGAGCACCCAGGTCCGGCCATCCACCGCCGGCAGCGAGGTAATGATGGCCGGTCGGTCGACATGTGGCAGGGTTTTCAACACGAACCGGGCAGTCGCCATCAGCGCGCCGGTGTTGCCGGCACTCACGCACGCATCCGCTCGCCCCTGCTTGACCAGGTCGATCGCGACCCGCATCGATGAATCCTTTTTGCCGCGCAAAGCCCGCGACGGCAACTCGTCCATGCCGACCTCCTGAGTGGCGTGCTGCACCGCAATACGGTCCGTTACGCCCCCTGGCGGAAGGTGCGCGCGAATGGCTTCTTCGCGCCCCACCAGGATCAGCCGACACTCCTGGTCACGCTTGAGAAAATTCAACGCGGCGGGGACGACCACGCCGGGGCCGTGATCTCCACCCATTGCATCGAGCGCAATCGTGATCGACTGATTCACGCGAAAGCAGGATTTCTGACGGGTTCCATAGACGTGGGCAAGTCGATT
It encodes:
- the plsX gene encoding phosphate acyltransferase PlsX, producing the protein MNQSITIALDAMGGDHGPGVVVPAALNFLKRDQECRLILVGREEAIRAHLPPGGVTDRIAVQHATQEVGMDELPSRALRGKKDSSMRVAIDLVKQGRADACVSAGNTGALMATARFVLKTLPHVDRPAIITSLPAVDGRTWVLDLGANVDCEAAHLYQFAVMGSELVSAVEGIAQPRVGLLNIGQEEIKGNEQVKEAHELLGRSELNYVGYVEGDDIYLREGLDIVVTDGFVGNVALKNTEGVAKLIRHFMTVEFKRNIFTKLSALVALPVLKALRRRIDPRRYNGASLLGLRGIVVKSHGGADTLAFEHAIAIAKKEVLADIAGRIEQHVGKLLNVSASA